Genomic window (Pradoshia sp. D12):
AAACAGGCTGAACTGACGAATAGAGAAAGTATAAAAGAAATAGTTGAAGAATGCGTAAGTGTCTTTGGTCGAATTGATATTCTCGTTAATAACGCAGGAACAATTCGCCGTGCTCCCTTACTTGAATATAAAGAAGAAGACTGGAACGCAGTCATGGACATTAACTTAAATGCTGTTTATTTCCTTAGCCAAGAAGTAGCAAAAGTGATGGTCAAACAAGAAAGCGGTAAAATCATCAATATTGGATCCATGCTTTCCTTCCAGGGCGGTAAGTTTATCCCACCATACACAGCGAGTAAACACGGTGTTGCCGGGTTAACAAAAGCGTTTGCCAATGAATTAGGACAATACAATATTCAAATTAATGCGATTGCACCTGGTTATATTGAAACCGCTAACACTGATCCTATTCGTGCTGATGAGAAACGGAATGCGGAAATTCTATCAAGAATTCCTGCTGGAAGATGGGCTAAACCAGCTGATTTGATGGGAGTCGTTGTGTTCTTGGCAAGTAAAGCATCCGATTATATGAACGGACATATTCTCGCAGTAGACGGTGGTTGGTTAGCGCGTTAAAAAGGGCTTACACCAATTTGAATGGGGCTGATTTCATTGATTACCGGCAATATAGATGACCTGATTGAGCAAAAGAGTCTTGCTGAGAATTTACAATCAAAATTAACATTTTTAAAAGAGTTCGATAGCTCCCAGTACTCTGCTGGGCGCCATGACATTGACGAGAATTTATTTTTCTTCCTCAATGAATATGAAACAAAGGAAGAACCTGACTGTATTTGGGAAGCCCACCGAAAATACCTGGACATCCATTATATTCTTGAAGGCAAAGAAAACATTGCCGTTGACCATATAAATCGTCAACAAATCAAGGAAAATTACGATGAAGCAAAAGATGCTATCTTTCTTGAAGGTGATGTCCAAACGCTTATAGCCATGAATCCAGGTGATGTGATGATTTGTTTCCCAAAAGATTCCCACAAGGTTGGAATTATAACTGAAGAAAAGCAAATGGTTAAAAAAATTGTTCTTAAAGTAAAACGGTAAATCCTAAAATCCCTGGATATGAAGATTTAATCCAACCAAAGAGAATATGTATGTGAACAAGAGAAATCTATCAATCATACAAAATCATAATTCCAGCTTTATATCCATAAATCTACCATCTTAGACCTTACATAATTGTGACCTCATTTTAATCCGGAAGGTAAGGTAGATCATCATGCGAATTTTAAAGACGATTGAAAAAATCCCAGGCGGGCTCATGCTGGTACCACTATTTTTAGGGGCCATTATACATACTTTTGCTCCAACATCAGGTGAATACTTTGGTTCATTCACAAACGGATTAATGACAGGAACGGTTCCAATCTTAGCCGTTTGGTTCTTCTGTATGGGTGCCGGTATTAATATTAAAGCAACAGGAACTGTATTACGTAAATCCGGAACCCTTGTTATAACAAAAATCGCGGTTGCCTGGCTTATAGCATTAGTGGCATCTATGTTTATTCCTGATGGTGGAATCCAGACTGGAGTTTTCGCAGGATTGTCCGTTCTCGCTTTAGTGGCAGCCATGGATATGACAAACGGCGGACTTTATGCATCCATCATGCAACAATATGGCACCAAAGAAGAAGCCGGCGCTTTTGTCTTGATGTCCATAGAATCCGGCCCGCTTGTAACAATGTTGATTCTGGGTTCAACCGGTCTTGCTGCATTTGAACCACAAGCTTTTGTAGGTGCTGTATTACCTTTCTTACTAGGATTCCTTCTTGGAAACCTTGATTCTGATTTACGCGACTTTTTCAGCAAGGCTACTACTACTATGATTCCATTCTTTGGATTTGCATTGGGTAACTCAATCGATTTAGGTGTTATTCTTCAAACAGGTATTGGAGGAATCTTGCTGGGTGTATTAGTTATTATTATTACGGGTATTCCATTGATACTGGCAGATAAATATATTGGAGGCGGTAACGGAACAGCTGGTCTTGCTGCATCAAGTACAGCAGGAGCTGCTGTCGCCAACCCAATGATCATTGCAACAATGGCACCTGAATTCATGCCTGTTGCTCAATCTGCTACTTCTCTGGTGGCCGCATCTGTTATTGTAACATCGATATTGGTACCAATCTTAACTGCATACTGGGCTCAATATATGAAAAAGAGAAACAAAGATACGATATCACCAGATAGCAAAGCTACCGTTTAATATTCTAGTCCCGGGGGGCAAATGGCTTGCCCCTTCTGGAATGAACAGGAGGATCCTATGAGTAAAATTATCACCGTGGGAGAACCAATGGCCCTTTTTGTTTCTGAAAAAGAAGGTTCATTAGAAACCGCCGACCGTTTTGTTCGTTTTGTTTCAGGTGCCGAGGTTAATTTTTCAATCGGTATGGCACGTTTAGGCCATCAGGTCACCTATATAACCCAATTAGGCCAAGATCCGTTTGGAAAAAGCATAGAAACTTTTCTTCAGCAAAATTCGATTAACACCGAATATATTAAATATGATTCAACCCATACAACAGGTATGCAATTTAAGCAAAAAGTTAGTGCTGGCGACCCGGAAGTATTTTCGGCACGGAAAAATTCAGCCGCTTCCCATATGAATCGGGAAACAATCGCTCATATAAACTGGACCGAGTATAATCATATTCATTTAACTGGTATACCACCAGCTCTTTCAGGGGGCTGCAGAGATATGGTCTATGAATTAATGGATACAGCAAGAGCCAATGGTGTGCAAATTTCTTTCGACCCCAACCTTCGTCCAGGTCTTTGGGAGGATAAACAAGAGATGGCTGAAATTATCAATGATTTGGCATGTCGCGCAGATATTGTCCTTCCCGGCATTAAGGAAGGGGTACTGTTAACCGGCCAGGATGATGTTCAACATATTGCGGACTACTATCATGCAGCAGGTGTTAAAACCGTCGTTATTAAACTTGGTGAAAAAGGGGCATTTACCAGTTCAGAAGGCGAACGTTTCTATACCGACCGTTTCCCTGTCAAACAGGTTGTTGATACGGTAGGTGCCGGAGATGGCTTTGCAGTTGGAGTAGTGAGTGGTCTATTAGAAGGACTTCCCATCAAGGAAGCTGTAAGACGCGGAGCCGCAATTGGGGCACTTGCCGTTATGTCTCCGGGAGACAATGATGGATTGCCTAACCATGAAAGTTTACTAGCTTACATGGAGGATTCAATCGCAGAGATTTAAATAAAGGCTCATAAAGAGTAAAGATAATGGCATCCATTATCTTTACTTTTGCTTTTTAAAATGATCAGAATAAATGCCATTCCCTGTAATTCTGCACATGCGCTCCCTAAGAGATTAGATATCCTAATCTCCTAATAGGATCTTTGGATAAAATCAATCAAAGGCGCAGAGATTACTTTTCAGTTTATACTTCCTATGTATCCCAAGTTTCTAGAGATGGCCATACTGTAGTGTTTCATTTTTTCAATTAGCGTTTCATTAATCAAGTCCATAGTCACGCGATTATTGGGCCCAGATATACTGAAACTCGCGATGATCTTCCCTTTATGATCATAAATAGGCGCCGCAATACATCTTAAGACTTCTTCATTCTCTGAGTTATCCAATGCGTAGCCTTCTATCTTTATTTTCTCGATTTCTTCTAAAAGCTGTTCTTGCGACGTGATTGTAGTAGGAGTCTTAGCAATGAATTCTGTTTTGGAAAGAATAGAATCAAATTTTTCCTGATCCATTCCAGATAATAACACTTTACCGACTGCCGTACAGTACATCGGCGCCCGGCTACCAATACGTGAAAACATGCGAACCGTTTGATTACTTTCTATTTTATCGATATAAACAATCTCACCAAGGTTCTCTATACATAAATGAACCGTTTCATTGACTTCAAGAGATAATTTTTCGAGATAAGGCTTTGCCACTGTGATGACATCATTGTTGTTCAGAAGATTTCTAGATAAAAAGAGAATTTGCAGACCAAGTTTATACTTATCGGTCTCTTCATCTTTTACAACATAGTTCATATTGGACAAGGTAGTCAGAAGCCTGTGGACGGTACTCTTTGTTAGTCCCACCTGTTCAGACAGACGTGTAACCTGGAGACCATTCGGATATTCTGAAAGTTTATTTAATATAGTTAAAGCTCGTTCAATCGATTGAACATTAGACATGATTTTCTACCTCTTTTAGTTGATTTGTATAGAGAGATTTCCGTTGTTTCCTAATATCCTGCTCTATTTATAATGATACGGGAACCTACAATTTTTGTAAATTCGAATTAAGAACTATTATAGAAAGAGTAAACTCAGCAAATACGTATAGAAATGATTACAATACAAAAAGGAGTGTTCACAATGCAAAAACAAGCAATCTTACAAAAGGTTACGGAATGTGGAGTAGTCGCTGTTGTTAGAGCAGACTCTAAGGAAGAAGCTCGTTTGATATCTGAAGCCTGTGTAAAAGGTGGTATTCAGGGGATTGAAGTGACTTTCACAGTCCAGTCAGCAGACGAGGTCATCAAGGAATTGGTTTCTGTCTATAAAACTAATAAAAAGGTAGTCATCGGTGCTGGAACCGTCCTGGATGCTACTACTGCAAGAATTGCTATTTTAGCAGGTGCCCAGTTCATTGTCAGCCCGGCATTTGATGGGGAAACAGCTAAGTTGTGTAACCTCTATCAAATCCCTTATATGCCTGGGTGTATGACGATTACAGAGATGAAAACAGCATTGGAAGCTGGGGTTGATATTGTTAAACTATTCCCTGGAAATGCGTTTGGCCCTGGGTTTATAAAAGCCGTAAAAGCCCCTCTCCCTCAGGTAAATATAATGCCAACCGGCGGGGTGAGTTTAGATAATATTGAAGAATGGATTTCAAATGGCTGCGTTGCTGTCGGAGTCGGCGGCAATCTGTTAGCACCGGCCAAAACAGGCGATTACGATCAGATTACTGAAATCGCAAAGATGTATATTGAAAAGGCTGTAGCAGCAAGAAAAAAATAAGAATTCATTCTATTAACTAAGTTGAACAGTCATCCTTTATAATAAAAGAATAGTTAGAAAAAACCAAATTAGACAGAGGAGGATTCAGATATGCCAACAAATCTCAAAGATACAGTCACCTTACATAATGGCGTTGAAATGCCATGGCTTGGATTGGGCGTTTTTAAAGTTCAAGAAGGTGAAGAGGTTATCCAGTCTGTTAAAGCAGCCATCCAAAATGGATATATCAGCATTGATACAGCTGCCATTTACGGTAATGAAGAAGGCGTAGGCCAAGCGATCAAAGAATCAGGTGTGCCACGCGAGGATTTATTTATTACAACAAAGTTATGGAATAGTGAACAAGGATATGAATCTACCTTAAAAGCCTTCGATGAAAGCATGGAAAAGCTAGGCTTGGATTACTTGGATCTTTATCTAATTCATTGGCCTGGTAAGGATAAATATAAAGAAACATGGAAAGCCTTTGAAAAACTCTACAAAGATGGACGAGTTCGTGCAATTGGCGTAAGTAACTTCCTGGTTCATCACCTTGAGGATTTAATTGCTACAGCTGAAATTAAACCAATGGTGAATCAAGTGGAATTCCATCCTCATCTAACACAAGAGGATCTTCGTGCATATTGCAAAAAAGAAGGAATTCAACTTGAAGCTTGGTCTCCTTTAAAACAAGGACAGCTTTTGGACAATCCAGTTCTTAAAGAAATTGCCGAGAAACACAATAAATCGGTTGCCCAGGTTATCCTGCGCTGGGATCTGCAACATGGTGTCGTAACGATTCCGAAATCAATTAAAGAACATCGCATTATTGAAAATTCCAGTATCTTTGACTTTGAATTATCTGCAGAGGATATGGAAAGAATTGATCAATTAAATCAAGATAGCCGTGCTGGATCTCATCCTGATACAATGAAAGCAGGCTTTGAATTTTAATAATAATCAGGAGGCAGCTTATATATAGGCTGCCTCCTTTCTATTGTTACTCTGCGTATGCTCTCTCTTCTATTAATCTTGCATGGACCACCCTTCTTCCATCCTTTAGACCTTGACTGCATGTGGAGAGCGTTAAAACCTTATCCTTATCAGATAACGGTTCTACCTTATAGCTAAAATCTGACCTTGATCGTAATTGGTTTATAAAAGCAAGATACTGTTCACTAGTTCCAAACTCAGTTTGGATATAATTAAAGCTTGGATCTGTGTTATAAGTAGAGAAAACCTCCCACTTATAATAGCCCGTTTTCCCATAAAAGTTTATGTATCTATGCTCGTATAGGAAGTTTTCATCCTTGTATTTATTCAAATCATGAAACATCGTACCGTTCTTCATATTATGTCCATAAAGAATGATATGATTGTCTGCAAAACCTTCCTGATTACGATAATCCATAAAAATACTTCCCTGAATGGATGAGCTATTGTTAAAATCATGTGTTAAATAGTAACTGTTATCATCACCCTGTACAACGGGGTAGTCAATGGCTGTTCCATCAATGGTGATCCAACCAACCGATTGGTCATTCAGCTCTACCAATTTAGTAAAATCGGCATTACCTGTTTCTTCTGATATGACCTTGTGTTTATCTTGAACCAGCTTCTTCTCCAATTTATACATCTGATATTCATCCATTGCATATTGAAACAAATAAATTCCTGACCAGCAAAACACAATCAGTAGTCCTAAACCGATTAACTTTGATATAATTGTCCGACTTCGCTTCATGCCTCTCAACTCTCTTAAGAAAATTATTATTCTTATATAATATAAGTTTAATAACAGACATTTCAGAATACAATAGCTTATCAAATAAAACAAAACCCCCACATTTTAAGCATAAGGAGGTTAAAGTCTGACTAATTCTATCCCTTTAAAGTTTCAAAAACTTCTCAAGCGATTTTTGGGAATCATATACATACTCGGATAGGAATTTTACTTCGTAGAATTATTCTTTTTACTCCCTTTCACAATCTATATTGGTATTTAAGTATTCCCTCACCAAATTCCATTGAAGTCTCTTCTTGTTGTAATTTAGTCATCTCAGATCCTCATTCTAGTTGTTCATCTTTTATCGAAACAATCAATCGTCCGTTTGTATGCTTTTAAATGATAAACTTAGTTGCTGAACTGTTTCTTCACTTAACTCCAATTCCCAGTGCATAATCTTATTCCTGTCACCTTCTCATCCTTATGTCTTTCTCGAGAACCGTACCAATTTAGGGAGAACATGGATATTTTTCGTCATTATTCGACAATATTTGCATAAAACTTGACTGAATTTTCTCTTTAATGTTACCTTCAATATGGTTAACCAAAAGTTTACTATTTAAATTGTTAGATAGATTGGTTGTTTATATGCGAATAAATATTATTAAACTAGTATTCCTAGGCATTAGTTGATAATATACCTAAACCGCAATAATGCAGACTTATCCGTGGTTGCTTACACGAAAGCTGTGGATATGTCAGAAAACGGTTATTTCGCCCATACATCACCAACATACGGAAGTCCCTTTGATATGATGAAGGCTTTCGGAATCACATATGTAGCAGCAGCTGAAAACATTGCGCAAGGCCACAGAACAGCTGAAGCCGTTATGGAAGGTTGGATGGACTCAGAGGGTCACAGAGAAAATATCCTAAATCCAAACTATACTGATTGGTTATGAAAAGTATGAGCATTACTGGGTGCAAATGTTCATTCAAAATTAATCAACCATTATTCTAACAAAAACGCCTCTTTCAAATAAGGAAAGAGGCGTTTTATTGTAAAAAAAAACTTCTTATACTGAAATTCAGTATAAGAAGTTTCCCTTTTGAGCTTTTATAATACTTCTCAAGCGTCCTTGAAAATCATATAAAATACTCATCAACTCATCAAAAATTTCTACTTCGTTAATTATTTCTTAAGGTTGTAGAAAGATTGAAGACCTTTGTATTCAGCTAAATCGCCAAGCTCATCTTCGATACGAAGAAGTTGGTTGTATTTCGCGATACGGTCTGTACGGCTCATAGAACCAGTTTTGATTTGGCCAGCGTTTGTTGCTACTGCAATGTCAGCGATTGTAGAATCTTCTGTTTCACCGGAACGGTGGGATACAACTGCAGTGTAACCAGCGCGTTTTGCCATTTCGATTGCATCGAAAGTTTCAGTTAAAGTACCGATTTGGTTAACTTTAATTAGGATAGAGTTAGCAATACCTTTTTCGATACCTTCAGCAAGCTTTTTAGTGTTTGTAACGAACAAGTCATCACCAACAAGTTGTACACGATCGCCAATGCGCTCAGTTAACAATTTGTGGCCTTCCCAGTCGTTTTCATCTAAACCATCTTCAATAGAGATGATTGGGAATTCGTTGATTAATTCTTCATAGAAGTTAACCATTTCTTCGGAAGAAAGACCATTGCGTCCTTCGCCTGCTAGATCGTATTTCTTAGTTTCTTTGTTGAAGAACTCAGAAGAAGCTACGTCCATTGCAAGGTAGATATCTTTACCAGCTTCGTAGCCAGCTTTAGTGATTGCTTCAATGATTACTTCAAGAGCTTCACGGTTAGAACCAAGGTTTGGAGCGAATCCACCTTCGTCACCTACTGCAGTGTTTAAGCCTTTGTCGTGAAGAACTTTTTTCAAGCTGTGGAATACTTCAGCACCCATACGGATTGCTTCTTTGAAAGTTGGAGCTCCAACAGGCATGATCATGAATTCTTGGAAGTCAACGTTGTTATCAGCGTGAGAACCACCGTTGATGATATTC
Coding sequences:
- the kduD gene encoding 2-dehydro-3-deoxy-D-gluconate 5-dehydrogenase KduD → MSLENFSLDYFNLTDKVAIVTGGNTGLGQGYAVALAKAGANVFVVTHNDNWKETQDLIEATGRKAHFKQAELTNRESIKEIVEECVSVFGRIDILVNNAGTIRRAPLLEYKEEDWNAVMDINLNAVYFLSQEVAKVMVKQESGKIINIGSMLSFQGGKFIPPYTASKHGVAGLTKAFANELGQYNIQINAIAPGYIETANTDPIRADEKRNAEILSRIPAGRWAKPADLMGVVVFLASKASDYMNGHILAVDGGWLAR
- a CDS encoding YhcH/YjgK/YiaL family protein; amino-acid sequence: MITGNIDDLIEQKSLAENLQSKLTFLKEFDSSQYSAGRHDIDENLFFFLNEYETKEEPDCIWEAHRKYLDIHYILEGKENIAVDHINRQQIKENYDEAKDAIFLEGDVQTLIAMNPGDVMICFPKDSHKVGIITEEKQMVKKIVLKVKR
- the kdgT gene encoding 2-keto-3-deoxygluconate transporter, which translates into the protein MRILKTIEKIPGGLMLVPLFLGAIIHTFAPTSGEYFGSFTNGLMTGTVPILAVWFFCMGAGINIKATGTVLRKSGTLVITKIAVAWLIALVASMFIPDGGIQTGVFAGLSVLALVAAMDMTNGGLYASIMQQYGTKEEAGAFVLMSIESGPLVTMLILGSTGLAAFEPQAFVGAVLPFLLGFLLGNLDSDLRDFFSKATTTMIPFFGFALGNSIDLGVILQTGIGGILLGVLVIIITGIPLILADKYIGGGNGTAGLAASSTAGAAVANPMIIATMAPEFMPVAQSATSLVAASVIVTSILVPILTAYWAQYMKKRNKDTISPDSKATV
- a CDS encoding sugar kinase; this encodes MSKIITVGEPMALFVSEKEGSLETADRFVRFVSGAEVNFSIGMARLGHQVTYITQLGQDPFGKSIETFLQQNSINTEYIKYDSTHTTGMQFKQKVSAGDPEVFSARKNSAASHMNRETIAHINWTEYNHIHLTGIPPALSGGCRDMVYELMDTARANGVQISFDPNLRPGLWEDKQEMAEIINDLACRADIVLPGIKEGVLLTGQDDVQHIADYYHAAGVKTVVIKLGEKGAFTSSEGERFYTDRFPVKQVVDTVGAGDGFAVGVVSGLLEGLPIKEAVRRGAAIGALAVMSPGDNDGLPNHESLLAYMEDSIAEI
- a CDS encoding IclR family transcriptional regulator; amino-acid sequence: MSNVQSIERALTILNKLSEYPNGLQVTRLSEQVGLTKSTVHRLLTTLSNMNYVVKDEETDKYKLGLQILFLSRNLLNNNDVITVAKPYLEKLSLEVNETVHLCIENLGEIVYIDKIESNQTVRMFSRIGSRAPMYCTAVGKVLLSGMDQEKFDSILSKTEFIAKTPTTITSQEQLLEEIEKIKIEGYALDNSENEEVLRCIAAPIYDHKGKIIASFSISGPNNRVTMDLINETLIEKMKHYSMAISRNLGYIGSIN
- a CDS encoding bifunctional 4-hydroxy-2-oxoglutarate aldolase/2-dehydro-3-deoxy-phosphogluconate aldolase, with translation MQKQAILQKVTECGVVAVVRADSKEEARLISEACVKGGIQGIEVTFTVQSADEVIKELVSVYKTNKKVVIGAGTVLDATTARIAILAGAQFIVSPAFDGETAKLCNLYQIPYMPGCMTITEMKTALEAGVDIVKLFPGNAFGPGFIKAVKAPLPQVNIMPTGGVSLDNIEEWISNGCVAVGVGGNLLAPAKTGDYDQITEIAKMYIEKAVAARKK
- a CDS encoding aldo/keto reductase, giving the protein MPTNLKDTVTLHNGVEMPWLGLGVFKVQEGEEVIQSVKAAIQNGYISIDTAAIYGNEEGVGQAIKESGVPREDLFITTKLWNSEQGYESTLKAFDESMEKLGLDYLDLYLIHWPGKDKYKETWKAFEKLYKDGRVRAIGVSNFLVHHLEDLIATAEIKPMVNQVEFHPHLTQEDLRAYCKKEGIQLEAWSPLKQGQLLDNPVLKEIAEKHNKSVAQVILRWDLQHGVVTIPKSIKEHRIIENSSIFDFELSAEDMERIDQLNQDSRAGSHPDTMKAGFEF
- the srtB gene encoding class B sortase encodes the protein MKRSRTIISKLIGLGLLIVFCWSGIYLFQYAMDEYQMYKLEKKLVQDKHKVISEETGNADFTKLVELNDQSVGWITIDGTAIDYPVVQGDDNSYYLTHDFNNSSSIQGSIFMDYRNQEGFADNHIILYGHNMKNGTMFHDLNKYKDENFLYEHRYINFYGKTGYYKWEVFSTYNTDPSFNYIQTEFGTSEQYLAFINQLRSRSDFSYKVEPLSDKDKVLTLSTCSQGLKDGRRVVHARLIEERAYAE
- the eno gene encoding phosphopyruvate hydratase codes for the protein MPIIIDVYAREVLDSRGNPTVEVEIETESGAFGRAMVPSGASTGEYEAVELRDGDKDRYLGKGVQKAVDNVNNIIAEQIIGMHVLDQAGIDKAMIDLDGTENKGKLGANAILGVSMAAAIAAADYLNIPLYRYLGGFNTKQLPTPMMNIINGGSHADNNVDFQEFMIMPVGAPTFKEAIRMGAEVFHSLKKVLHDKGLNTAVGDEGGFAPNLGSNREALEVIIEAITKAGYEAGKDIYLAMDVASSEFFNKETKKYDLAGEGRNGLSSEEMVNFYEELINEFPIISIEDGLDENDWEGHKLLTERIGDRVQLVGDDLFVTNTKKLAEGIEKGIANSILIKVNQIGTLTETFDAIEMAKRAGYTAVVSHRSGETEDSTIADIAVATNAGQIKTGSMSRTDRIAKYNQLLRIEDELGDLAEYKGLQSFYNLKK